TCTAAGAAAGTTGATGCCTTTGTTGGTCCTCATCTTTCGGGAATTGGCTCAAAAGTTAAGAACTCTGACTGGATGGTTTCATGGTTATTAAAACCAGATCACTATCAAGAAGATACAATTATGCCATCTTTTAGACTTTCTAATAGAGAAGCAAATGATATTACAGCTTACTTAATGTCTAAGAAGAATAAGAAATTTGAAGAGTTAAAGTTTGAGAATATCGATAATGATTTAAGAGATGAATTACTTGTAGAGTACTTCGCAGCATTTGACCCTGAAGATGTAGCGAAAGCTAGACTTGCTAAAATGAGTGATCATGAAAGAACTATGGAGCTGGGTTATAGATCTGTTGGTAAGTACGGATGTTACTCTTGTCACAATATTGAAGGTTTCGAAGGACGTGCTCCAATTGGGCCAGAGTTAACGAAGCTTGGTTCTAAGCCACTTACTCAATTTGGTTTTGGTCATGAGAAAGTTGAGCATAGTAGAGATAAATGGATTGAAGCCCATTTACTTAACCCAAGAAGATGGGACAATGGTGCAGATAAGCCATTTAAAGATTTACTTAGAATGCCTCAGTTTAATATGACTGAAAAACAGGCGAGTGACATTACTGTTGCTCTACTTGGACAAGTTTCAGACAGAGTTCCCGTTACAGGTGTTAAGCAACTTGATAAAGATGAAGCAGTTGTTGCGGAAGGAATGAAAGTTGTAACGAAATATAACTGTATTGGTTGTCATCAGATTGATGGAGACTTTGGAGATATTCTTTCTCTTTATGAAGATGATATCAATCAAGGACCACCAAGACTTGTTGGTCAAGGACATAGAGTTCAAGCAGATTGGTTTAATTACTTCTTAAGTAATGTTTATCCAATTAGACATTTTGATAAGGACTTCGCTGGAACACCGATTAGAATGCCATCGTTTAATCTTTCTAATGAAGAGAGAAATAAGCTTGTGGCCATGTTCCAACATAAGTCTAAGCAGAAAACATTTGAAAACTTACCTGCGAAAGTTGAATGGTTACCAGGTGAGAGAAATGGTGCTCTTAAGTTAATTCAGTCTCTTGGTTGTAATACTTGTCACGGCGGATTACCTGGAAGTACGACTGAGCCAACAGCTCCGAATTTGAAGTTTGCTAAGCATCGTCTTCGTCCATCTTGGATTAAGAAGTGGTTAAGTAATCCTCAAGCAATTCTAGAAGGTACGCTGATGCCATCGTTCTGGGAAGATGGGGAGAGTATGGATTCTGAAGTATTTGGTGGAGACGCTGAGAAGCAAAAAGATGCTCTAGTTAAATACTTACAAGAAATCGGTGAAGATAAATTTTCACCAAACCAGAAATAATATAAAAAGGATCTAGTGAAGACTAGGTCCTATCTACAGAGTGTAGGAGAATTATATGTCCGGACATAATACAAAAACTGTCGCTCACGATGGAATTATTGATTTCCCAAATGATCCAGATTTTGGAAAAGCGAGTCCAAATAAGATTGGAATGTGGCTATTCTTAGGAACAGATGGAATGTCCTTTTCAGGACTTTTAATTGCTTATGCAGTTCTTAGATGGACAAGGCATTGGCCAGTTCCTGTTGAGGCCCTTGGTGGTGTAGCTCTTTCTGGTTTCATGACTTTTATACTAATTTGTTCTTCTGTTTCAATGGTTCTCTGTATTGATTCATGTAAGCAAAGAGATAGAAAGGGAATTTTGATGTGGCTTGGGCTCACAATTCTTGGAGGAGCAATCTTCTTAGGGATTCAGGCTTATGAGTATATCCATCTTCACCATGCAATGGGGATGACTTTTTCTACATACGCTCACGGAAATAACCTCTTCTCCTCAACATTCTTTGCGATTACAGGGTTTCACGGACTCCATGTTTTTACAGGAGTTTGCTATCTTTGCTATATGTGGAAACTTGCTTATGAGGGAAGATTTGATAAAGGCGATTATACATTACTAGAGCTTGCTGGACTATTTTGGCACTTTGTAGACCTTGTATGGATTCTCGTTTTTACTTTTATCTATTTACTATAATATGAATAAGCTTAGACTAATTACATTTATTTCTTTGATTACTCTTCTTGAGAGCGCCCATGCTTGTCCTGGGTGCGCAGGCTCTATGGGAAACCCAAGAGATAAGTACTTAGTCTATATTCTCACAGTATTCATTATCCTTTGCTATATTCCATTTTATTTTCTCTATAAGACTATAATTAAGCATAGAGATTTTAATAATCACATAGATCATGCTGGAAAAGCAGAATAATACAAAAGCATACACGATCATTGGAGTTGTAAGTACTATTACAATCTCCTTTCTTGTGTGGCTTATTTATTTTAAAACTCCCCATGAAACGTCTGCAAGTTGGGTAGGGACTTTACCTGCTACTAACGCTCTTTTAAATTCAATTTCATTTATTCTTCTCTGTTGTGGACTATTCTTTATTAAGACTGGCTATAGAGCGCTTCATATCAAATGTATGATTGCGGCGACTTTTTCTTCATTCTTATTTGTTATTAGCTACATTACTTATCACCACTTTCACGGAGATACGAAATTTCTAGCGACGGGTTTAATAAAGTATATCTACTTTACTATTCTTATTACTCATATTCTTCTTTCAATTCCTCTCGTTCCTCTTGTCTTGGCAACTCTTTGGAATGCTTATAAAGAAAATTTTGATACGCATAAGAAGTTAGCCCGTATAACTTTTCCTATCTGGGTTTATATATCTATTACTGGTGTTTTAATTTATTTAATCTTAAACAACTTCAATGTTTAGTTGAAAAATTAGTCTTAAAAATATAGAAGTAATCTTCATCACTAGGTAGTTTATGAAGATTATACTTTCACTTGTACTTACATTTTTTTTAAATGGTGCTTTTGCAAAAGAGTATCAGATATTTGATCCAAAGAAGAATTCTATATGGACTCCTTATACATATGTTATTAACGGAACTTTTGATGTTATTCAAAATCCTTATTGGTTTTCACAGAAGAATTACTCTGAAAAAATGACCGTTGTTTGGAATAGAATCAAAGAACCTGACAAGAATATTAAACGTGATGGAGGCTACGGGAAATTAATCAAAGATGAATTCTTTAGCTCAAGAGTTGTTCCAAATATAGGACTTCATTTTATTGGAGGCTCTTACGATACGCTAATGCTTAGGGAGTACTTTGAGTACAATGGTTATCCCGCTCCTGCTGTTTGGTCATTTCTTTTTACTTATGCTGCACATATGGGGAATGAGGCTCTAGAAACCAGCCATCATGAAATATCTAGCCATGACCATATTGCAGATCTCTACGTCTTTGACCTAGCTGCTTTTATTATGTCTTACAATAAGACCTATATGAATTTTCTCTTAGATGAAATGGAAGTAAAGGCCTGGCATTTTCAGCCTGTCTGGTCTCTTAAGTCAGATGACTTTTTTAATGCAGGATTAAATTATATCACGAGACCAAAGGTACTTCAGTTTAATGATGGGAAGCTTAAGCCTTTCATTTATTTTGGAATGCAAAATATTGCGGGCTTAAGTTTTACTTACAAAGAGGAGAGAGTGATCTCTGTAGGTGGAGGAATGTCATTAACTGATCCTCTAGAACAAAAAGGGAGATTTGTTGTTTCTCTCTTTCATGAGACTAATGGAGAGCTAGATGGTTCTCTCTTTATAAATGGAAGTGAGGATATGAGTTGGAGATTAAACCTCTATCCTAATCTCTTAAAGTATAAAGATGTTGATCCTGGGTTTATTGTTGGAAATAAACGAGGTGGTGGAATTAGTCTTGGACTCACTGTCAATATGCCATTTGGACTTGGAACAGATCATCTCTAGTTATCTGTTTAAACGTTAAACTTCTCTAATTGATAATCATTACTGTCGTGATAAATAGAAAAACCAAAACGCAGACGATTCTTTCTAGAATCAGTAAGAATTCCGTTTTCTTCTAACTTCTTCTTTATAGAGTTTACAATTTCTGGAGATTCAAGATTGAAGGTTAGAAAGTGCCCATGGTGGTGAAGGTCTTGTAGAATTAAATTTTCTCTATTTAAATGTGGATGAGACATCTCCTCAATGATTTTCAAGAAAACTTCTTGGCAAATCTTTACATGATTGTGAATAAATTCAGAATTTATTTCTTCTCTCTCATACATTTCTAAAACAGAGACCATTCGGTAGAGAGAAGTAAAGTCTAGAGTTGATCCAGCGAACCGAAGTCCATCATTTGGAAATCCAACTTGATTTTCATTCACGTTATCAAGCGCTGAAAGTTCAGCAAACCATCCCGTATTCTTTGGTCTAAGTTTGCAGTCCTTAGGTATGGTCATGAAGCAACATCCTTCTCCAGCTCCTAGGTACTTATAGCTGCCTGCTAGGTAGAAAATCTTGTCACCAATGGAAGAAAGGTTTATTGGGAGGGCCATAAAAGCGTGGTAACCATCTATTATAATATTAGAATTATTCTCGGCAATCTCTTCAACAAAACCTTCAAGGTTGTTGATCGCCAGCCCGCTATTAAAGAAAACATGAGAAGTAAAAACGATATCATAGCCGGACTTACTTTCTTGAATAAATCTTTCTTCAAAATTTTCAAATGGGAGTGTCGCAATAATAGTGGCTTCAATAACTCCCGCTTCAATAAGTCTATTGAGCTGTCTGGAGAAAGAGTAGAATTCGGAGTCTGTCGTTAAGAGTTTGATTTTACCATCAAATGAGCTGAGTATTCTATTTACAAGCTCATGGGTATTAGGAGCAAAAGTAATATCGCTAGATCTAGTGAAGTTTAAAACTTCTGATAGTAGCTCTTGTGCTCTTGGGATTTTATTTGAAAAAATATATTCCCATTTATCATCTACCATTTTACTGGAGTCTTCCCAGTACTCAAGTTGTGCTTCTCTGGTGCAGTCTGGCCAGTAGTGATGACTGTGGCACGCAAAGTGAATCTTTCCATGATTCTTTTTAATGAAATTTGAAAAAAGCTTTTGGTACTTATTCATTGAAGTGAAATCCTAAATTTTTCTTAATGTCTTCAGGAAGTGTTGGGAGTTTTGACCTTGGGATAAGAAAAGTCGAGAGATTAAATAGGTCTAAGTAGACTCTATTATTTTCAGCGGCCATCTTTAAATAGTGATGACCAGAAGATCCTCCTGTTCCAATCTTAGTTCCAAGCATTCTCTGCGCCATAATGGCGTGTCTGTATCTCCATGTAGTAAAGAGTTCATCCATGTCCATTAAAGTTGTAAGAAATCGGTATGGGAGATGAAGAATAGGCTCGTCCCTATAAAGAAGGATAAAGAGAGCATTTAAAGTGGCTTCTCTAGATAAGGTTCTTTTACCAATTTTTATAAGTTGCTTATGTCTACTATCATCTAAAAGAGAAGCAAAAGTTTCACGAGTGGCATTTAAGTTCTCTAGTTGCATGGCCATTCCTCTTGAATCAAGAGTAGCCTGGTTTTCATGAATGGTTTTTTCGTCATCGTCCAAAATAATGTTAATTTGCTTTTCGTACTCACTCCAAAAATCGAATTTTTCACTCTTAGTGAAAGGGATTCTTTCAAGCCAGGCCTCTGCTAGTTCTAAAATTGAGGCAGATGATTCAATTTCTAGTATTCTCTTCTTGTCTTCGTCATTTAGTCGTCCAAGAAAGTATTCTCTATCAACTTCTTTTCTGTTATTTGTTTTTAGACCCATCAAGACTTCAATTTCTCTGAATTGGACACTTTGAAATCCAGATGCAGGAACAAGAAGATCTCTAAATTCAAGAAAGTCCATAGGTGTCATGGTCTCCATAACTCCTAATTGGTCAACTAAGAGACCTTGAATTTTTGTAATTCTTTCAAGTCTTGCGACAACAGTGGTTAAGTCACTCTCATGAACTGTTTTTCCTGAAAACATTGTAACGATAGATTTTAATTCATGAATTATTTGTTTAAACCATAGTTCATAAACTTGGTGGACAATAATAAATAAAGTTTCATCATGAGCTTCATTATTTTCTATTTCTAATGATTTAGGTAACTGGGTATCAAGTAGTTTATTTAGTTGAAGATAGTCGCCATAGTAAACGGGCTCGTGAGGTTTTCTGGACATTATATTTCCTTATTCTTTCTTTTAAGGTTAACCAACTTGGGAGGAAATGAAAATAGATATCAAACTCACTTGGCTTGAGATTTTCGAACTTTTATTGCTCAATAGCATTAGATTTGATAACTCTAATTTAAAGTAATTAATTGGAGAAGAAATGTTGTCTGGTCATAGTCACCCTAAATTTAGAAAGCTCTTAAGTATCTGTATTTTTACAGTGTTCTTTCTGATTTTAGTTGGAGGATTGGTTAGGAGTACTGGCTCAGGGCTAGGATGTCCCGATTGGCCAAAGTGTTTTGGACAATATGTTCCTCCTACGGATATTTCACAATTACCGCTAGATTATAAAGAGAGATTTAAAGTCTCTGGAAAGGTAATTGCTGATTTTAATCCTGTTAAGACCTGGATTGAATATATAAATAGACTCGTTGGCGCAACAACTGGAATACTTGTCTTTTTAATGGCGCTAGCTTCTTCAAGTTATAAGTCAGAAAATAAATCTATTATTTACCTCTCGTGGGCAACTGTATTTGCTGTTGGTTTTAACGGTTGGTTGGGCTCTATTGTCGTTTCTACTAATTTAAAGCCCGTCATTATCACACTCCATATGCTAGCAGCCGTGGTGACAATATTTCTCTTATTGGAAGCAAGAGTTAGATCTGATGAGAATAATTTTATTTTTCATTTGAAAAAAGAATCAGGAGCACCACTTAAGAAACTTCTTCTCTTTTTAATTTTACTTACATTTGGACAAATAATTCTTGGAACCCAAGTTAGAGAAGATATTGATCACCTGTCTCGAGATGGAATTGTTCGAAATTTATGGATCTCTAAACTTGGACTTGAGTATCTCATTCACCGCTCGTATTCAATTTTAATTGTTGTGGTCCATGTATTCTTATTTATAAAGGTCTCTAAATTATCCAATGTTCATTCTAGAATTATTGGATGGACTAGATTTACGTGTGGCATCGTCTTTGTGAATATTCTTTCTGGAATTGCACTGGCCTATGGGGGAGTACCTCCTGCTGTACAGCCAGTTCACTTACTTTTTGGGTTGATGTTGGCCTGTGCCCAGTATTTTTTATTCACTTTAATCTCAAAATCTTCTGCCCTTGAAGTGTAGGTCGATACAGAGTATATAGAACAGATAATGCACTTTTTAATTAACCTCACAATTTTTTTGACTTACCTCCTAATTATACTAGGGGGTGTAGTTCATAATACTGGTTCAGGTCTAAGCTGTCCTGATTGGCCGCTATGTTATGGAAAGATCATTTCCACAGCTTCGTCACAAGGAGCATTTTTAGAGCAATTACATCGTTTCTTAGCAAGCGCTATTGGTTTTTTAACTCTTGTTATTTTTTGGATGGGAAGAGCTCACAAAGAAAGTTATAGCAAATTTTATAAATATACTTTTGGATGCTTCTTCTTAGTTCTTCTTCAGGGAGGATTAGGAGCATCGACATTCTTTTATAAGTTACCAACTTTAATTTCGACGACACATCTTTGCATTAGCTTAGTTTTTCTCTGTAGCCTTCTCTCGATGAGAAGTGAATTTAGATCAAGCATGCAAAAGAGAGGTCTTTCGATAGATTCCAAGAGTTTTAAGAATCTCTTTGATCCTACTTTAAAGGATGGGGTATTTTTCTCTCTACTTGCCGTATCGGTTCAAATTTTCTTAGGAGCAGTTCTTAGACATAGTGGAGCGGGAAAAATTTGTGGAGCGGGAGAGTTCTTTCTGCAATGTGTACATCATCAAAGTCATGAAATCCTTTACTGGTCTAGCATTCCTAAGGTTCAGCTGAATCTTGCTCATAAGTATTTTGCAATAGTATCTCTTGTGACTGTCGTTTGGAATTGCTCAAGAGTTTTCTTTTCAGGGCATAAGTGGGAAGGAGTTTCTAATAAATTTAAAAATTCTCTAAAAGCTCATTCTGTTTTGATAACCACTGTTATTTTAATTCAAGCATTCTCAGGTTCACTTGTTGCTAAGTCTAGTGTGAGTGTTATCCCTACAACTGTACATTTAGCGATAGGGACATTACTTATTTGTCTCCTTTGGAATTTTAGAAATAAATTAAAGTACACGGAGCTAGAAGCCCTAGGTGAAAACCAGCATACTTTTGTTAGTGATGTTCTAGAGATTACAAAGCTTAGGCTTGGAACTTTAGTTGTTGTGACAATCGTTGTTGGAATATTTGCGGCACCCGGTGAGCTCAACTTCTTTAAGGCCATATTCTCGCTTATTTTGATGACGATGGTTGTCTGTGGGGCGACGACTTTAAATTGTTATATTGAAAGAGACGTCGATAAATTAATGGACCGTACAAAGAATAGAGCTCTTCCATCTGGAAGAATGAAGCCCTCGACTTCTCTAATTATTGGTTACGGAATGATTGTTATAGCTCTTCCTCTAATTGCAATTTTTGTTAATTGGCCAACAATGATTCTCTCATTGTTAGCAGCAGTTCTCTATTTATTTGCCTACACACCTATGAAGTTAAAGAGTGAATTGGCCCTCTTTGTTGGAGCGATACCAGGGGCAATTCCTCCTGTGATGGGTTGGACAACAGTGACCGGCAAAATTGATGCTATGGCAATTATACTTTTTTCAATTCTTTTTGTTTGGCAGATCCCTCATTTTCTAGCTATCGCAATTTATTACTCTAAAGATTATGACGCGGGTCATATTAAAGTTTATCCAAATAAGACAGGTTTCGATAAATCTAAACGAGATATCTTTATTTATACTATTGTATTGGTACTAACTTCACTGACCCCTTATTTAATCGGCTATGCGAGCGTTGGCTACTTGAATACATCTCTTGTTTTAGGCGCATTATTTATAATTCTCTCTATTTTAGGATTTTTTAAAGACACGGAATTGAAGACTGATCGTTGGGCAAGGCAGTATTTTCTCGCCTCAATTATCTATCTACCAATTCTTTTATCATCTTTGATTTTCTTTAGCTGAAATCTATAGTAGAAGAATCTAGAATTATCATACTTTTATATATAGAATATAGTGACTTAGAACTCTAATTTACTAATTCTAACTTCATAGTTTATTGAAAGGTTTTATCTATGACTGTTTTATCTGCTGCAGTTGCAAATACTGCAAAAACTTGGACTCTTTGGGAGAGAATGCAAACTCCTGAGGATATTTCTGTTAATGGCCATCTTATTGACTGGCTTTTTAACTTCACGACTTACCTGAATTTATTCTTTTTCATCCTAGTATGTGCAGGGATTTTTGGTTTTTCTTATCTGTATAGCGCTAAGAGAAACAAGAAGGCTTACTATACTTATGGAAATAAGAAAATTCACATCATCGTTTTAACGGTAATTGGTCTATCAGTATTCCTTGGTATTGATATGAACATTACAAGAATTTCGAATCAAGACTACGTTGAAGTATTCGCAAATTGGCCGAAAGAAGATGAGAAGCCACTTCGTATAGAAGTTATGGCGCAACAGTGGGCATGGCATTTTAGATATGCGGGTCGTGATGGTGTTTTTAATACTGAAGATGACGTAGTTCAACTAAATGATCTTAGACTACCTGTTGGTAGAAAAGTTATTTTCCAAGTTGTTTCTAAAGACGTTATTCACTCTCTCTATTTTCCAAATACGAGAAGAAAAGTTGATGCAATTCCTGGTCGTATAACAAGACTTTGGTTTGAATTAACAAAAGATGGATACTACAACATTGCCTGTGCGGAAATGTGTGGAACTTATCATTACAGAATGAAAGCT
This sequence is a window from Halobacteriovorax sp. JY17. Protein-coding genes within it:
- the cyoE gene encoding heme o synthase; amino-acid sequence: MHFLINLTIFLTYLLIILGGVVHNTGSGLSCPDWPLCYGKIISTASSQGAFLEQLHRFLASAIGFLTLVIFWMGRAHKESYSKFYKYTFGCFFLVLLQGGLGASTFFYKLPTLISTTHLCISLVFLCSLLSMRSEFRSSMQKRGLSIDSKSFKNLFDPTLKDGVFFSLLAVSVQIFLGAVLRHSGAGKICGAGEFFLQCVHHQSHEILYWSSIPKVQLNLAHKYFAIVSLVTVVWNCSRVFFSGHKWEGVSNKFKNSLKAHSVLITTVILIQAFSGSLVAKSSVSVIPTTVHLAIGTLLICLLWNFRNKLKYTELEALGENQHTFVSDVLEITKLRLGTLVVVTIVVGIFAAPGELNFFKAIFSLILMTMVVCGATTLNCYIERDVDKLMDRTKNRALPSGRMKPSTSLIIGYGMIVIALPLIAIFVNWPTMILSLLAAVLYLFAYTPMKLKSELALFVGAIPGAIPPVMGWTTVTGKIDAMAIILFSILFVWQIPHFLAIAIYYSKDYDAGHIKVYPNKTGFDKSKRDIFIYTIVLVLTSLTPYLIGYASVGYLNTSLVLGALFIILSILGFFKDTELKTDRWARQYFLASIIYLPILLSSLIFFS
- a CDS encoding aminotransferase class V-fold PLP-dependent enzyme, with the translated sequence MNKYQKLFSNFIKKNHGKIHFACHSHHYWPDCTREAQLEYWEDSSKMVDDKWEYIFSNKIPRAQELLSEVLNFTRSSDITFAPNTHELVNRILSSFDGKIKLLTTDSEFYSFSRQLNRLIEAGVIEATIIATLPFENFEERFIQESKSGYDIVFTSHVFFNSGLAINNLEGFVEEIAENNSNIIIDGYHAFMALPINLSSIGDKIFYLAGSYKYLGAGEGCCFMTIPKDCKLRPKNTGWFAELSALDNVNENQVGFPNDGLRFAGSTLDFTSLYRMVSVLEMYEREEINSEFIHNHVKICQEVFLKIIEEMSHPHLNRENLILQDLHHHGHFLTFNLESPEIVNSIKKKLEENGILTDSRKNRLRFGFSIYHDSNDYQLEKFNV
- a CDS encoding cytochrome c oxidase subunit 3, translated to MSGHNTKTVAHDGIIDFPNDPDFGKASPNKIGMWLFLGTDGMSFSGLLIAYAVLRWTRHWPVPVEALGGVALSGFMTFILICSSVSMVLCIDSCKQRDRKGILMWLGLTILGGAIFLGIQAYEYIHLHHAMGMTFSTYAHGNNLFSSTFFAITGFHGLHVFTGVCYLCYMWKLAYEGRFDKGDYTLLELAGLFWHFVDLVWILVFTFIYLL
- a CDS encoding DUF420 domain-containing protein, whose protein sequence is MLEKQNNTKAYTIIGVVSTITISFLVWLIYFKTPHETSASWVGTLPATNALLNSISFILLCCGLFFIKTGYRALHIKCMIAATFSSFLFVISYITYHHFHGDTKFLATGLIKYIYFTILITHILLSIPLVPLVLATLWNAYKENFDTHKKLARITFPIWVYISITGVLIYLILNNFNV
- a CDS encoding tryptophan 2,3-dioxygenase family protein; this encodes MSRKPHEPVYYGDYLQLNKLLDTQLPKSLEIENNEAHDETLFIIVHQVYELWFKQIIHELKSIVTMFSGKTVHESDLTTVVARLERITKIQGLLVDQLGVMETMTPMDFLEFRDLLVPASGFQSVQFREIEVLMGLKTNNRKEVDREYFLGRLNDEDKKRILEIESSASILELAEAWLERIPFTKSEKFDFWSEYEKQINIILDDDEKTIHENQATLDSRGMAMQLENLNATRETFASLLDDSRHKQLIKIGKRTLSREATLNALFILLYRDEPILHLPYRFLTTLMDMDELFTTWRYRHAIMAQRMLGTKIGTGGSSGHHYLKMAAENNRVYLDLFNLSTFLIPRSKLPTLPEDIKKNLGFHFNE
- a CDS encoding COX15/CtaA family protein gives rise to the protein MLSGHSHPKFRKLLSICIFTVFFLILVGGLVRSTGSGLGCPDWPKCFGQYVPPTDISQLPLDYKERFKVSGKVIADFNPVKTWIEYINRLVGATTGILVFLMALASSSYKSENKSIIYLSWATVFAVGFNGWLGSIVVSTNLKPVIITLHMLAAVVTIFLLLEARVRSDENNFIFHLKKESGAPLKKLLLFLILLTFGQIILGTQVREDIDHLSRDGIVRNLWISKLGLEYLIHRSYSILIVVVHVFLFIKVSKLSNVHSRIIGWTRFTCGIVFVNILSGIALAYGGVPPAVQPVHLLFGLMLACAQYFLFTLISKSSALEV